In a single window of the Acyrthosiphon pisum isolate AL4f chromosome X, pea_aphid_22Mar2018_4r6ur, whole genome shotgun sequence genome:
- the LOC100167204 gene encoding mucin-5AC, with product MWWPRPRWKSDNFTRFVLLLLFIITTTTSKNTVMADEGQQHCGSGNISAVVWTTVFCTMLLVVAIVAIYFVYCKRREHDWSSLWWKSNSDKNIVLQTSAPMKNQKLKNGGTDNPAFSADTYIGDCVAKTGLTRVVRVSSSSIGEGLLGNELSLKEEDGRQIYMCKHIDGSKDQLVALRFVFDKGQQQQLSRPPASDLSRSLVELSRKYGFHVELETEGEAVVGTPEKCDDPSAKCTKSNILSAVRGQAQRLWHQRQLVFKGGDSSGRVDVDKEIIEGDVESGRVEAVHVGAAPPTQKSPSSVMTVNETGAAERPPRNLGGSLRYRTLEYGASPADAEAQSSPDSGVQCCTVNPSEPVPGKTDKDPAAAVTVTIDRDVVVAVADKDVVAVTSVKDVAVMVDKGEAVKADKVETVKADKDEAIVVLDKNAAAVLKTVDDGRKSVVMAKPKNDESKHANPPPPPPPRKYSAAVVPPTVPGTAVVPSNVPATAAVLPTVPATTIVPPTVPVTVVVPPTVPATMVVPPTVSATVVVPPTVPATVVVTPTVPATAVTVPRATGAVETCNASVAKVDNATIPPESCIAPVPIACAELTCKAPATAINEIRVDDDYYWCTTTAMAPPMSTFGKRPSVTPSVESGSGGGTADTTTGDRAAAIQGVYDKGTAVAPLMVDDSRDVVAGGTTSIEDASLPSFSSDEEEDDEDNCSNGVVLATDKSKFSLCSSIGTSADGVGGVSGGSDAIKINCNGESPKNNNNNDDDEVDGSGVAPPALAEPKSPTKLPSLRLSLSSPLSSTANTSCYSSSASSTSSTSPSPTNSTINNSPIVSKIPVRRQSAGSGVVAVSSPLTNGTVKKSIPLPLSRSGSRLAMWTSAN from the exons ATGTGGTGGCCCCGGCCACGGTGGAAGAGTGACAATTTCACGCGTTTTGTACTACTGTTATTATTCATCATTACAACCACGACTTCAAAAAACACAGTGATGGCAGACGAAGGGCAGCAGCATTGCGGCTCGGGTAACATATCCGCCGTGGTATGGACGACTGTCTTTTGTACGATGCTGTTGGTTGTGGCAATTGTTgcgatatattttgtttactgtAAGAGAAGAGAACACGACTGGTCATCGTTATGGTGGAAAAGCAATTcag ACAAAAATATCGTACTACAAACATCGGCTCCtatgaaaaaccaaaaattgaAGAATGGTGGCACTGATAATCCAGCATTTTCAGCAGATACTTATATTGGTGACTGTGTTGCAAAAACAGGATTGACTAGGGTCGTGCGCGTGTCATCGTCGTCTATCGGCGAAGGGTTGCTGGGAAACGAATTGTCATTAAAAGAAGAAGACGGCAGACAAATCTATATGTGCAAACACATTGATGGATCAAAAG aTCAGTTGGTTGCGTTGCGGTTTGTGTTTGATAAAgggcaacaacaacaactaagCAGACCGCCAGCATCGGATCTAAGTCGCTCGCTGGTCGAGCTGAGTCGCAAGTACGGGTTCCATGTTGAACTGGAAACCGAGGGAGAAGCTGTCGTAGGGACGCCGGAAAAATGCGATGATCCTTCAGCAAAATGTACGAAGTCCAACATTTTATCGGCTGTCCGCGGACAAGCGCAACGTCTGTGGCACCAGAGACAGCTCGTATTCAAAGGGGGTGACAGTAGCGGCCGCGTGGACGTGGACAAAGAGATCATAGAAGGTGATGTGGAAAGCGGCCGCGTTGAAGCAGTCCACGTGGGTGCAGCCCCACCGACCCAGAAATCTCCATCTTCTGTGATGACGGTAAACGAAACCGGGGCCGCCGAACGGCCGCCACGAAACCTTGGAGGATCGTTACGGTACCGCACTCTGGAGTACGGTGCATCGCCCGCGGATGCTGAAGCGCAATCGTCACCAGACAGTGGAGTTCAGTGTTGTACAGTCAATCCGTCGGAGCCTGTCCCGGGGAAGACGGATAAAGACCCGGCCGCCGCAGTGACAGTGACAATCGATAGAGATGTGGTAGTGGCGGTGGCGGATAAAGATGTAGTAGCCGTGACATCAGTGAAAGATGTGGCAGTGATGGTGGACAAAGGCGAAGCAGTCAAAGCGGATAAAGTTGAAACAGTCAAAGCGGACAAAGATGAAGCAATCGTGGTGCTAGACAAAAACGCTGCAGCCGTGTTGAAAACGGTCGACGACGGGAGGAAATCGGTGGTGATGGCTAAACCGAAAAATGACGAATCCAAACACGCCAACCCACCACCACCGCCTCCGCCACGTAAATACAGCGCGGCGGTAGTGCCACCGACTGTCCCAGGGACTGCGGTCGTACCGTCGAATGTTCCAGCAACTGCAGCCGTACTGCCGACTGTTCCAGCGACTACGATCGTACCGCCAACTGTTCCAGTGACTGTGGTCGTACCGCCGACTGTTCCAGCGACTATGGTAGTGCCGCCTACTGTTTCAGCTACTGTGGTAGTGCCACCGACGGTTCCAGCGACTGTGGTAGTGACGCCAACTGTTCCAGCGACTGCGGTTACTGTACCACGGGCTACAGGTGCTGTAGAAACCTGCAACGCGTCCGTGGCCAAAGTCGACAACGCTACTATTCCACCGGAGTCCTGCATTGCACCGGTTCCGATTGCTTGTGCCGAGCTGACCTGCAAGGCGCCCGCCACGGCAATAAACGAAATCCGAGTGGACGATGACTATTACTGGTGCACCACGACCGCCATGGCCCCGCCAATGTCCACCTTCGGGAAACGACCGTCTGTGACGCCAAGTGTTGAAAGCGGCAGCGGGGGTGGTACAGCGGACACCACTACTGGTGACAGAGCTGCAGCCATCCAAGGCGTGTACGACAAAGGCACTGCGGTAGCCCCACTCATGGTGGACGACAGTCGAGACGTGGTTGCTGGCGGCACGACCAGTATCGAGGACGCATCGTTGCCGTCATTTTCGTCCGATGAAGAAGAGGACGACGAAGACAACTGCAGCAACGGTGTGGTGTTGGCCACCGACAAGTCCAAGTTCTCGCTGTGCAGCTCCATCGGTACTTCAGCGGACGGTGTCGGAGGAGTGTCCGGCGGATCCGACGCAATAAAGATCAACTGCAATGGCGAATCAcccaaaaacaacaacaacaacgacgacgacgaagtcGACGGCTCAGGTGTAGCACCGCCCGCCTTGGCGGAGCCGAAGTCGCCCACAAAACTGCCGTCCCTACGGCTGTCGCTGTCTTCCCCACTGTCGTCTACAGCCAATACATCGTGCTATTCGTCGTCAGCATCGTCGACCTCTTCGACCTCACCTTCGCCAACGAACAGCACTATCAACAATTCGCCAATCGTGTCGAAAATACCGGTACGACGGCAGTCCGCCGGCAGCGGAGTAGTGGCTGTTTCCTCTCCGCTCACAAACGGCACCGTCAAGAAATCCATTCCGTTACCGCTGTCGAGGAGCGGTTCCCGGTTAGCTATGTGGACTTCGGCCAACTGA
- the LOC100571531 gene encoding uncharacterized protein LOC100571531, whose translation MESIGRSTIMGSNTNTAVSTIANATSSAVVGLLLSQARPSVATITSNTKTIGLCHDGNHRMPLQHCANGSNIIQHQQYPPILVAPSTPTLVPPSLIHSTQTGSMLSAPPQLMLSTATVTTSGVIPQFQQHNGPHQLVSGATAPVSVSSIVMPNSNLTTVGMALSPFGILPHERVVPHHTHHRHQHRKLPGPPPAKPIMDTSNTSAAQILTAPVINSQRFYIEPTHLSNKIKQYDIQPQPQHRIKIVNSISDKSLPVVSSAYVPQPYEQRYQPRTAPQQVGYLSVITRTAVPTSNGVMNDIAPNNNYYQAQPIPLQSKTSDNHDRQYYHFDSTVSASQTPQQQLDNILLMGTPVQRGDPMHIVKNLQSMQTDIDCYGVKKMIDQQPRLLATDNGKTITPTNLLGNGSKCIIEHQHQHLQQLPKSSVIDPSSSYNGQYFSRRQPPPAHLHQHHNQPHLQQHVVTGNTKILPTPTSLTVVSANGNTYLDVQQHQRHHRWNLDHQKPPIVSTSSCFTGNISSGVFHQPPLHQHHHQQYNNTVQTFNVQPPPSSVHLQHQHITQPAHHNNFTVSSVNPTYYSPTTTMVSPIVTSVTTTSPSLSLYNRTQSNNQRQHTNIFQDFTNNLQGGSYDVNDDNRTSSLPNIVVSIEEELSHLYDEPITTTTTTDTTTTTRAKPLNITTQKPSFIDSYIKFINGGTSSATDKPEDECNDKSKKLLTPLATSSPKPISKPYVPLPKPKILPTAEQISSRNGSGEDIKKINNVTTTTDDDPRYFPLPKTSSSIAGISDDRSDGSNGENSWLSGDDEHDQWWISSSKAPSSTAATSVIKNKVDVIRKTKKNNSTMKKKRTNSVIPTKKQKTHHVQQPTRQLSHRLAKEKTQQLLSRLNGELDLDDNDVLSDTDSDVDPAWIPKNDDNDASKSSNSINSRHKKYSKERRSNIGRPPSTSSKINNNNNDNDNPDDSTLFKSGTFVALKRQFLDNGHGNPQHLWRVDGKSLLQKFTRCNQDNMYKSVSTYTGWSPSHYNMYRQVDVKIITTDNADNVIPNKSSAIEVLVQLLSNNDNKPNQNNDIVKTVSSAYNHISKLKVDAINSSLSTNSSAFVDEQSVMLRANFDVYIQSLASQALDSNFLEEIYRENDEYFLSNLRAIETVTQTWKQNIDSTVSKDLATDLSKVENICSIIAKYPNMDICSIDKKSKNNINLRCLVCGYQEFTEKQQNMEFVEISLSGMEYNSQTLKNIDSNITFSKIVPVKRFLCCSSTHCADKITILHSLEHLKYYIYQECCKRVAAENKNSCNGSTYDTTAVLNRLLADDEWIEKLFHLVCNTWAQAKVFVSKGQSNCRAVSS comes from the exons ATGGAATCCATTGGCCGCTCCACTATCATGGGTAGCAACACTAATACTGCAGTGTCCACCATTGCCAATGCCACCTCGTCGGCTGTAGTTGGACTCTTACTGTCACAAGCTAGGCCTTCAGTGGCGACCATTACAAGTAATACAAAAACTATTGGGCTGTGTCATGACGGCAATCATAGGATGCCGTTGCAACACTGCGCTAACGGTAGCAACATCATACAACATCAACAATATCCTCCGATACTAGTAGCACCATCAACGCCGACATTGGTGCCGCCATCATTGATTCATTCTACTCAGACTGGTTCGATGTTATCTGCACCACCTCAGTTAATGCTATCAACAGCAACGGTAACAACATCAGGAGTAATACCACAATTTCAACAGCACAATGGACCTCATCAATTGGTTTCTGGTGCTACTGCACCAGTGTCCGTATCGTCTATAGTCATGCCCAATTCTAACCTTACCACTGTTGGTATGGCTTTGAGTCCCTTTGGTATATTACCACACGAACGTGTGGTACCACATCATACTCATCATCGTCACCAACACAGAAAATTACCGGGTCCGCCGCCTGCTAAACCCATTATGGACACTAGTAACACTAGTGCCGCACAAATATTAACCGCACCAGTTATCAATTCACAACGTTTTTACATTGAGCCTACTCATCTCagcaacaaaattaaacaatatgatATTCAGCCACAGCCACAGCATAGaattaaaattgtcaatagCATCTCAGATAAAAGTCTGCCAGTGGTATCCAGTGCGTATGTTCCCCAACCATATGAACAACGTTACCAACCAAGAACTGCACCTCAACAAGTAGGTTATTTGTCTGTTATTACTCGTACAGCAGTACCAACATCAAATGGTGTAATGAATGACATAGcacctaacaataattattaccaagCACAGCCTATACCATTACAATCAAAGACTTCTGATAATCATGATAGACAATATTACCATTTCGATAGTACAGTCTCGGCTAGTCAAACACCTCAACAGCAATTAGACAATATTTTACTGATGGGAACTCCAGTTCAACGCGGTGACCCTAtgcatattgttaaaaatttacaatctatgcAGACTGATATTGATTGTTATGgtgttaaaaaaatgattgaccAACAACCTAGGTTATTGGCTACTGATAACGGTAAGACAATAACACCGACAAATTTGTTAGGTAATGgtagtaaatgtataatagagcATCAGCACCAGCATCTCCAGCAGTTACCTAAATCTTCTGTGATTGATCCATCATCGTCTTACAATGGTCAATATTTCAGTAGACGTCAGCCACCACCTGCACATCTACATCAGCATCATAATCAGCCACATTTACAGCAACATGTTGTCACTGGTAATACCAAAATATTACCTACACCTACATCTTTAACTGTTGTTTCTGCTAATGGAAATACATATTTGGATGTACAGCAGCATCAACGCCATCATCGTTGGAATTTGGACCATCAAAAACCACCCATTGTATCAACTTCATCATGTTTTACGGGAAACATTTCCTCTGGGGTATTTCATCAGCCACCGCTGCATCAACACCACCatcaacagtataataatacagttcaaACATTTAATGTTCAACCACCACCATCCAGCGTTCATCTTCAACATCAACATATCACACAGCCAGCAcatcacaataattttactgtGTCATCAGTAAATCCAACATATTATAGCCCCACAACTACTATGGTTTCACCTATTGTGACTTCTGTCACCACTACCAGCCCATCATTATCATTGTACAATCGAACACAAAGTAATAATCAAAGACAACATACTAACATTTTTCAAGACTTCACCAATAATTTGCAAGGTGGGAGTTATGATGTTAACGATGATAACAGAACATCATCTTTACCAAATATTGTGGTTTCAATTGAAGAAGAATTGAGTCACCTTTATGATGAACCCATTACTACTACAACTACTACTGACACAACTACTACTACTAGGGCTAAACCATTAAATATCACTACTCAAAAACCTTCTTTTATTGAtagttatatcaaatttataaatggTGGTACAAGCAGTGCCACTGATAAACCAGAAGATGAATGTaatgataaatcaaaaaaattattaacaccaCTAGCAACGTCATCACCAAAACCTATATCTAAGCCTTATGTGCCTTTACCAAAACCAAAGATTTTACCAACAGCTGAACAAATATCATCTCGTAATGGTTCTGGTGAAGatattaaaaagataaataatgttACAACAACAACAGATGATGATCCACGATATTTTCCATTACCCAAAACCTCATCATCAATAGCCGGTATAAGTGATGACAGAAGTGATGGCAGTAATGGTGAAAACAGTTGGTTGTCAGGAGATGACGAACACGATCAATGGTGGATATCTTCTTCAAAAGCACCTAGCAGTACAGCAGCAACAtcagtgataaaaaataaagtagatGTCAtaaggaaaacaaaaaaaaataatagcacCATGAAAAAAAAGCGAACAAATTCTGTCATACCAACCAAAAAACAAA aaacacATCATGTGCAACAGCCTACAAGACAGTTGTCTCATCGGTTGGCTAAAGAAAAAACTCAACAATTGCTTAGCCGTTTAAATGGTGAATTGGATCTAGATGATAATGATGTATTATCAGATACTGATTCCGATGTTGATCCAGCTTGGATACCAaaaaatgatgataatgatgCATCTAAAAGTTCCAACTCAATCAATAGTCGTCATAAAAAGTACTCAAAAGAGCGACGTTCAAATATTGGTCGTCCACCATCAACCTCatctaaaatcaataataataataatgataatgataatccAGATGATTCAACATTatttaag TCTGGTACATTTGTCGCATTAAAACGTCAATTTTTGGATAATGGACATGGGAATCCACAACATTTATGGAGAGTTGACGGAAAATCATTGCTACAAAAATTTACACGGTGTAATcaagataatatgtataagagTGTGTCAACT tacacTGGTTGGAGTccatcacattataatatgtaccgtcAAGTTGATgtcaaaattattacaacagATAATGCTGATAATGTCATTCCAAATAAGTCGTCAGCTATTGAAGTTTtggtacaattattatcaaataatgacAACAAaccaaatcaaaataatgatatagtcAAGACCGTTAGTTCAGCCTATAACCACATATCAAAACTAAAAGTTGATGCCATAAATTCTAGTTTGTCTACAAACTCTTCGGCTTTTGTCGATGAGCAGAGTGTGATGCTACGTGCCAATTTTGATGTGTATATCCAATCATTAGCATCACAAGCGTTGGACTCAAATTTTCTAGAAGAGATTTATCGCGAAAACG atgAATACTTTTTAAGCAATCTTCGTGCAATCGAAACAGTTACACAAACTTGGAAACAAAATATAGATTCTACAGTTTCAAAAGATTTAGCAACAGATTTGTCCAAAGTAGAAAATATATGCTCAATTATTGCAAAGTACCCAAACATGGATATTTGTTCAATAGATAAAAAATCaaagaacaatattaatttgcGTTGCTTAGTATGTGGCTATCAGGAATTTAcggaaaaacaacaaaatatggagTTTGTCGAAATATCTCTATCAGGCATGGAGTACAATTCTcagacattaaaaaatattgattctaatataacattttctaag atTGTGCCAGTGAAGCGATTTCTATGTTGTTCTAGCACTCATTGCGCAGACAAAATAACTATCTTGCATAGTCTTGAACAccttaaatattacatttaccaAGAATGCTGCAAACGTGTCGctgctgaaaataaaaatagctgTAATGGTTCAACTTATGACACAACCGCTGTTCTAAATCGATTATTAGCTGATGATGAATGGATCGAgaaa